A region of Pseudopipra pipra isolate bDixPip1 chromosome 10, bDixPip1.hap1, whole genome shotgun sequence DNA encodes the following proteins:
- the MUC4 gene encoding mucin-4 isoform X2: MGSWGPWLLWSWVLWGLWVLPAGEMKEQPLVPTLVPTESGSISRAADSTSAELPSDLGMCQAFPTTVVARTEHPSPAGRTIASAGSQGSGILVPQVTTRGLVPAGSSGEQEGPPSPAALPGGPAVQDSLQAGSGAGVSSPGATSHPSSAPPPPTTAWHKQPLSFVPTGHTVGLAVGAVPAERMPGTAQTTVPLLPQDEHSTGTSHPSISKSSAEPHSTASLLVQEAMLGLDKATSPSDTATGISQDRGSPMKTAAASANPATGLPWVPPTKATEGARMASPPSADPPSASLAKVTFSSAAIGIGEAAEPGTRALSDTVHSASQDPSVPPAQLPPALLPQPPGDAVPGTGEMLPPSHSTAPETAGDGLPGANAVIHLQTTALVPGTLAMVMNDVAEEHIPTVSFPALRSTSAELVSIRNEDSTKATAGTAFPETKATPGGLRMSLSPSAALDDPGDSSPRPFLHSTGSLFPQTPSAARTPPTRPSMAVPLSFTDAGGEKPERAPRAAPTSSIAAYGIGTVPAAHPSSLVSNTPIHEAGMGTASLASGSATKLEDTRATLPVPDASPSHSQPGPTGGSEAPGTVLTLGPAPAPPLWAGIQREEPPGTETWSPSTAPGIGTAVPGIPGVLKEVTIPMAPQADVPRVMEGSVNVGMALGVPPSGIPQEMAAVTSPLSLDTTPPAMGTSGDPHLDGSTTGQAMGMGFLEVGTEENPDASAAGLTARHTTITARPSPEPPAQGNDASETRPPVDLTLTTPKSSRSAPLAVTNPSPALTKARPLVSTATIKSPQPVALPTPKNAAAEGGQGTFQLAGDGSTTQAALGSTLVENTRAGTTTSTHHSSDISVGTGPPASPHDTASISTQPSAASFHSYSTAEPTSDMGMNLDMHTVSPVMRNEAARLPLGSPTPMTGVTEPAASDATLSAHSAPGSKSPTTVAIMGLVSPTAAELVIAPSPGLAHSTVETDISLSPTVPGTTHLEMVAPSDTPSITVTGPAVGAGDVSMDSVTTPASAVPSSASATHSPHVTSRPSPEATDSIRNPDPRALNAFTEDKPMAGVTTLAVGHTHPWEATAASWSGAEGTTARADTTPTESSNEDVAPSASTSSTHVPDSNTTGTNLATTAATSIFPSNTTPPVTSVGWETSVVTRATTATSFATARDTSTSSALRGGQSVLSPTSNPSLQTTAGPWGALGPSPAAAVPSSPLPSLDSPSEEATTTPSSLPGVGVTGEVAAGQTPTESTTRTTSASASNHNTGQAASTSPPAFQTSPGATAWGQKTAITAGNTSAITAEKTTAIAAENTMAIPEGSTMAITTGSTTAISTTAITAGSTTAIASTAPVSPAKELGGLPAPGTTASVRPPTTTSPATSPSSVSGTQREPALSTSAHTTAGHRNPAPEPQPTHELIMPAASLYPFGIEGGDQEYVQRMVDFNSPLFKPEIGFPFGKSLRDALYFTDNGQIIFPPTDNYFPSNPNPPPQGFSGRESFPMVAAFWDDADFSQGIGTTWYQEYSTLSSTQDPLVQDVEAKIEKYLKIPYVAKWTLKVTWEKAPAYPSQRDDTQTSTYQAVLTTDGNYSFALLLYQDGGMRWDYTKLAAGNVLIGFSSGNGYARNNELTQKPRAVKYRPDQHSSIGFDVRGLWIYRLDSRSRVNYRLWCLAWLDAEPAPTTWNSQLPPCPCSQPQAELDPRYRWSRGPVDTSVRMLRTASPSPTGAGVRCLYQDGSFLEGWQERAWSLPIHPTADRELEAFNWCCRQVGKPLFCSRFAEKRPRVSCEGYVPPTLAGAFGDPHITTLDGLTYTFNGLGDFVLLLASNAQTSFVLQGRTAQTGTAQATNFVAFAAQYISTTTATVEWTLGSQGDIQVLLNNETIQFSYSQDMGDEVYYSPGVLLINSSSVTAVFDGTIAVSISAASGILSMICSLPDWYRNSTKGLLGVWDHDPTDDFQMPNGTSIPVNSSEEEIYSYGMTWALDENNLFAQSLGSPVLNFTPIFLSRLRQKNESQYQLAASQCHGSKECIYDSLSTGNLALGLATQSLVADFQQRKTVLNAFPPVITGDASLTAFRTEKVRRQYHALGVGAHFVPHLSPELNISENGTLTWEPHGIVPFTINLEAVGSNNLSALLQLRFTLCRCSRSQECDYSNTVTLRESSLQLAACRCESGYSGPLCQDPLGPCSQGCFPGVGCDSYTGCGPCPAGLTGDGRHCSDINECAQGMECPGNASCTNTVGSYICSCPASEEGERPGCGSACGSHYCPEGYCSNGGRCHLHPITCTPTCACPSAFTDQRCLVAGGDFQPLPSADLPLRSIQLRVRVLQNTTAEEVNSTVSAILGSLEVKTFQSNTNITQTTDSDGFTFVVVSEFAYNSHSTVIRFLNEELPVAITSAFNGWQGQREAGTGLLFQHLHQDNITDLVKLTVAELRDYFPCALYGYKGYQLHYVGTIGFICISPCKMGYCQHGGRCQHLPEGPTCSCLPFSIFSPAGARCEWLAISLTAFLGILLGALALLCLLFAIICLTLHLCRRYCHQHQGAKETFWRTRPFSSLTMAEERAEPIRSHSLERHWKPQLQAIDPSVQIKIQRPHIRPPGRPPQQP, from the exons ATGGGGTCCTGGGGTCCATggctgctctggagctgggtgctgtgggggctctgggtgctgcCAG CCGGGGAGATGAAGGAGCAGCCCCTTGTCCCCACGCTGGTCCCGACAGAGTCAGGCAGCATATCCCGTGCAGCTGACAGTACCAGCGCTGAGCTGCCTTCGGACCTGGGCATGTGCCAGGCATTCCCTACCACCGTGGTCGCACGGACGGAGCACCCCTCTCCCGCCGGCCGGACCATCGCCTCCGCAGGCAGCCAGGGCTCAG GCATCCTGGTGCCACAGGTGACAACAAGAGGGCTGgtcccagctgggagcagtggtGAGCAGGAAgggcctcccagcccagcagctctcccCGGGGGTCCAGCAGTGCAAGACAGCCTCCAGGCAGGGTCGGGGGCTGgggtctcttctccaggtgctACCAGTCACCCAAGCAGCgcccctccccctcccaccaCCGCTTGGCACAAGCAGCCTCTGTCCTTCGTGCCGACGGGGCACACGGTGGGTCTTGCcgtgggtgctgtccctgccgAGAGGATGCCAGGGACTGCACAGACTACAGTTCCATTGCTCCCCCAGGACgagcacagcacagggacatCACATCCCAGCATCAGCAAGAGTTCTGCTGAGCCACACAGCACTGCCTCACTCCTTGTTCAGGAGGCCATGCTGGGGCTGGACAAGGCCACCTCACCTTCAGACACAGCAACCGGCATCTCTCAGGACAGGGGCAGCCCCATGaagacagcagcagcctcagccaaCCCTGCCACTGGCCTCCCCTGGGTGCCCCCCACCAAAGCCACAGAAGGAGCCAGGATGGCATCCCCACCGTCTGCAGACCCCCCAAGCGCATCCTTGGCAAAGGtcaccttttcttctgctgCCATTGGCATTGGCgaggctgcagagccagggacACGTGCCTTGTCTGACACTGTCCACAGTGCCTCACAGGACCCCAGtgtgcctcctgctcagctgcctccagccctttTGCCCCAACCCCctggtgatgctgtgccaggcacaggagagatgcttccccccagccacagcactgctccagAAACTGCTGGAGATGGACTGCCTGGAGCCAATGCTGTCATCCACCTCCAGACCACTGCACTAGTTCCAGGCACACTGGCTATGGTAATGAATGATGTAGCTGAAGAGCATATCCCCACTGTATCATTCCCAGCTCTCAGAAGTACCAGTGCTGAACTGGTGTCCATTAGGAATGAGGACAGCACCAAAGCCACAGCAGGCACTGCGTTCCCAGAGACCAAGGCCACCCCAGGGGGGCTCAGAATGAGCCTGTCCCCCAGTGCAGCTCTCGATGACCCTGGTGATTCATCTCCAAGGCCCTTTCTGCACTCCACAGGCTCTCTGTTCCCCCAGACCCCCTCAGCAGCCAGAACCCCTCCAACCAGACCCAGCATGGCCGTGCCCTTGTCCTTCACGGATGCCGGTGGAGAAAAACCAGAGAGGGCCCCTCGAGCTGCACCAACATCTTCCATTGCTGCGTATGGCATTGGGACAGTGCCAGCTGCCCATCCATCCTCCCTTGTTAGCAACACTCCAATTCATGaagcagggatgggaacagcATCGTTGGCCAGTGGCAGTGCCACTAAGCTGGAGGACACCAGAGCCACCCTGCCTGTGCCTGATGCAtcccccagccacagccagcctGGTCCCACAGGAGGCTCAGAAGCCCCAGGAACTGTTCTCACACTTGGACCTGCACCAGCCCCACCGCTCTGGGCTGGGATACAACGTGAGgaacctccagggacagagacgTGGTCACCAAGCACTGCACCGGGCATAGGCACAGCTGTACCAGGTATCCCAGGGGTACTCAAAGAAGTCACCATCCCCATGGCACCGCAAGCAGATGTCCCCCGTGTAATGGAAGGCAGTGTCAATGTaggaatggctctgggggtgcccccATCTGGCATCCCCCAAGAGATGGCAGCAGTCACATCCCCGTTGTCCCTGGATACCACACCACCAGCAATGGGAACTTCAGGTGACCCCCACCTCGATGGCAGCACCACAGGGCAAGCAATGGGGATGGGGTTCCTGGAGGTGGGCACAGAGGAGAACCCAGATGCCAGTGCAGCAGGGCTGACTGCCAGACACACGACCATCACTGCCAGGCCATCGCCAGAGCCACCTGCCCAAGGGAATGATGCTTCTGAAACAAGGCCCCCAGTGGATCTGACTCTTACAACTCCAAAGAGCAGTCGCTCAGCCCCACTGGCTGTGACTaaccccagcccagcactgaccAAGGCCAGACCCCTTGTCAGCACAGCCACCATCAAGTCACCCCAACCTGTGGCACTGCCAACCCCCAAAAatgcagctgcagagggaggCCAGGGCACGTTCCAGTTGGCAGGAGATGGCAGCACCACACAAGCAGCTCTGGGCTCAACCCTGGTTGAGAACACAAGGGCGGGTACCACAACAAGTACCcatcacagcagtgacatcTCTGTGGGGACAGGCCCACCGGCGTCACCCCATGACACAGCCAGCATCAGTACCCAGCCAAGTGCTGCATCATTCCACAGctacagcactgctgagcccacCTCAGACATGGGCATGAACTTGGACATGCACACAGTTTCTCCTGTGATGAGGAATGAGGCTGCAAGGCTGCCCCTGGGGTCACCCACTCCTATGACTGGGGTGACTGAGCCAGCTGCCAGTGATGCCACCCTGTCAGCACACTCTGCCCCGGGCAGTAAAAGTCCTACCACAGTGGCCATCATGGGCTTGGTGTCAcccacagctgcagagctggttATAGCACCTTCCCCTGGTCTTGCTCACAGCACTGTTGAGACAGATATCAGTCTGTCCCCTACAGTCCCTGGGACCACCCATCTGGAGATGGTGGCACCCTCTGACACCCCCAGCATCACTGTCACTGGtccagcagtgggagcaggtgATGTCAGTATGGACAGCGTCACAACACCTGCctctgctgttcccagcagtgcctCTGCTACACACAGCCCCCATGTCACCTCAAGGCCATCTCCCGAGGCCACTGACAGCATCCGCAACCCAGATCCAAGAGCTCTCAATGCATTCACTGAGGACAAGCCCATGGCTGGGGTTACCACACTGGCTGTTGGCCACACACACCCATGGGAGGCTACAGCTGCATCCTGGTCAGGTGCTGAAGGTACCACTGCCCGTGCAGATACCACTCCAACTGAGAGCAGCAACGAGGATGTAGCACCCTcagccagcaccagcagcacccacgTCCCTGACTCCAACACCACTGGCACAAACCTGGCCACCACAGCAGCCACCAGCATATTCCCCAGCAACACCACCCCGCCAGTCACCTCAGTGGGCTGGGAGACCTCTGTGGTTACCAGGGCCACTACAGCCACGTCGTTTGCCACAGCAAGGGACACCAGCACCAGCAGTGCCCT CAGAGGTGGGCAATCTGTCCTGTCCCCAACAAGTAACCCCTCATTGCAAACAACTGCTGGGCCCTGGGGTGCTCTtggtcccagccctgctgctgcagtgcccagttcacccctccccagcctggaCAGCCCATCAGAGGAGGCAACAACCACCCCTTCATCCCTGCCTGGTGTTGGTGTAACTGGGGAAGTGGCAGCTGGACAGACTCCCACTGAGTCAACAACCCGCACCACTTCTGCATCTGCCAGCAACCACAACACGGGACAAGCAGCAAGCAcatcccctcctgctttccagacATCTCCAGGGGCAACTGCCTGGGGGCAGAAAACAGCCATCACTGCAGGGAACACCTCAGCCATCACTGCAGAGAAGACCACAGCCATTGCTGCAGAGAACACCATGGCCATCCCTGAAGGCAGCACCATGGCCATCACCACAGGCAGCACCACAGCCATCAGCACCACAGCCATCACTGCAGGCAGCACCACGGCTATTGCATCCACAGCTCCAGTGAGCCCAGCCAAGGAATTGGGAGgtctcccagctccaggcacaACAGCATCGGTGAGACCACCAACCACCACCAGCCCTGCCACCTCCCCGTCTTCTGTCTCTGGGACACAGAGAGAACCAGCACTGAGCACATCTGCCCACACCACTGCTGGCCACAGAAATCCTGCCCCTGAGCCCCAACCCACCCATGAGCTTATCA TGCCAGCAGCCTCACTCTACCCCTTTGGCATCGAAGGAGGGGACCAAGAGTATGTCCAGAGGATGGTGGATTTTAACTCCCCGCTGTTCAAGCCAGAGATTGGATTTCCCTTTGGGAAGTCGCTGCGAGATGCTCTCTAT TTTACAGATAATGGACAGATCATTTTCCCACCCACGGACAACTATTTCCCATCCAACCCTAACCCACCTCCCCAGGGCTTCAGCGGCCGGGAGAGCTTCCCAATGGTGGCTGCCTTTTGGGATGATGCAGATTTCTCCCAGGGCATTGGCACCACCTGGTACCAG GAGTACTCCACCCTCAGCTCTACCCAAGACCCCCTTGTCCAGGATGTGGAAGCAAAGATTGAGAAATATCTGAAAATCCCCTATGTAGCAAAATGGACCTTGAAGGTGACATGGGAGAAGGCTCCAGCATACCCATCCCAGAGGGATGACACTCAG ACGAGCACGTACCAGGCAGTCCTCACCACCGATGGGAACTACTCCTTCGCCCTGCTGCTCTACCAGGATGGCGGGATGCGGTGGGACTACACCAAGCTGGCTGCAGGCAACGTGCTGATCGGCTTCTCCAG TGGCAATGGCTATGCCCGAAACAACGAGCTGACTCAAAAGCCACGAGCTGTCAAGTACCGAccagaccagcacagcagcaTCGGCTTCG ACGTGCGTGGACTGTGGATATACAGGCTGGACAGTCGCTCCCGGGTGAACTACAGGCTGTGGTGCCTGGCATGGTTGGATGCAGAGCCAGCACCGACCACCTGGAACAGCCAGCTGCCACCatgcccctgctcccagccccaggcagagctggaccCCCGCTACCGCTGGAGCAGAG GCCCAGTGGACACCTCCGTGAGGATGCTGCGCACTgcatcccccagccccaccgGAGCTGGGGTGCGATGTCTGTACCAAGATGGGAGCTTCCTCGAAGGCTGGCAGGAGAGAGCATGGAGCCTCCCCATCCACCCCACTGCTG ACAGGGAGCTGGAGGCATTCAACTGGTGCTGCCGGCAAGTGGGGAAGCCCCTGTTCTGCTCCAGGTTTGCTGAGAAGAGACCAAGGGTCAGCTGTGAGGGATATGTGCCGCCCACCCTCG CTGGCGCCTTTGGAGATCCCCACATCACCACCCTGGATGGACTCACCTACACCTTCAATGGGCTCGGGGActttgtcctgctgctggccagcaATGCCCAGACCAGCTTTGTGCTGCAGGGGCGCACGGCACAGActggcacagcccaggccaCCAACTTCGTGGCATTTGCTGCCCAGTACATCTCCACCACCACTGCAACG GTTGAATGGACCTTGGGGAGCCAGGGTGACATCCAAGTACTCCTGAACAATGAAACCATCCAGTTTTCCTATTCCCAAG ACATGGGTGACGAGGTGTACTACAGCCCTGGAGTCCTGCTGATCAATTCCTCCTCTGTCACGGCCGTCTTCGATGGGACCATCGCCGTCTCCATCTCAGCCGCCTCCGGGATCCTCAGCATGATCTGCAGCCTGCCCGACTGGTACCGCAACAGCACCAAGGGCCTCCTGG GTGTGTGGGACCATGACCCCACAGATGATTTCCAGATGCCAAATGGTACCAGCATCCCTGTGAACAGCAGTGAGGAGGAGATCTACAGCTACGGGATGACCT GGGCTCTTGATGAGAACAACCTGTTTGCTCAGTCATTGGGCTCACCGGTACTGAACTTCACACCCATCTTCTTGTCTCGGCTGCGGCAGAAGAATGAAAGCCAGTACCAGCTGGCAGCCTCACAGTGTCACGGCAGCAAGGAGTGTATCTACGATTCACTGAGCACAGGGAACTTGGCCCTGGGCCTGGCCACCCAGAGCCTTGTAGCTGACTTCCAGCAGAGGAAGACAGTACTCA ACGCCTTCCCTCCGGTCATCACTGGTGACGCTTCACTCACAGCCTTCAGGACAGAAAAGGTCAGAAGGCAGTACCACGCCCTGGGGGTGGGTGCACACTTTGTGCCCCATCTCTCACCAGAGCTCAACATATCAG AGAATGGCACCCTGACGTGGGAACCCCATGGGATAGTCCCATTCACCATTAACTTGGAGGCTGTCGGGTCCAACAACCTCTCTGCACTCCTCCAGCTCCGCTTCACCCTTTGCAgatgcagcaggagccaggagtGTGACTACAGCAACACTGTCACCCTCAGGGAGTCTTCCCTGCAG ctggcagcctgCAGGTGCGAGAGTGGCTACTCAGGTCCCTTGTGCCAGGACCCTCTGggcccctgctcccagggatgcTTCCCTGGTGTGGGCTGTGACTCATACACTGGCTGCGGCCCCTGCCCAGCTGGTCTGACAGGCGATGGACGGCATTGCTCAG ATATCAATGAGTGCGCACAGGGGATGGAATGCCCGGGGAATGCCAGCTGCACCAACACGGTGGGGAGCTAcatctgctcctgcccagccagcgAGGAGG GCGAGAGGCCAGGCTGTGGCTCAGCCTGTGGATCCCACTACTGTCCTGAGGGTTACTGTAGCAACGGGGGACGCTGCCACCTGCACCCCATTACCTGCACCCCCACCTGTGCCTGCCCCTCAGCTTTCACCGACCAGCGCTGCCTGGTGGCAGGGGGGGATTTTCAGCCGCTGCCCAGTGCAG ATCTGCCCCTGAGAAGCATCCAGCTGCGGGTCAGGGTGCTGCAAAACACCACTGCTGAGGAAGTCAACAGCACT GTCTCAGCCATCCTGGGCTCCCTGGAGGTAAAGACTTTCCAGAGCAACACCAACATCACCCAGAC GACAGACAGTGATGGCTTCACCTTTGTGGTGGTGTCTGAGTTTGCCTACAACAGCCACAGCACCGTCATCCGGTTCCTGAACGAGGAGCTGCCAGTGGCCATCACCAGCGCCTTCAACGGGTGGCAGGGGCAACGGGAGGCAGGCACAGGGCTCCTCTTCCAGCATCTGCACCAGGACAACATCACTGACCTGGTGAAGT TGACAGTGGCTGAGCTGAGGGACTATTTCCCCTGTGCTCTGTATGGCTACAAGGGCTACCAGCTCCACTACGTGGGGACCATCGGCTTCATCTGCATCTCCCCTTGCAAGATGGGCTACTGCCAGCATGGCGGCCGGTGCCAGCACCTGCCAGAGGGGCCCACGTGCAG CTGCCTGCCCTTCTCCATCTTCTCCCCGGCCGGTGCCCGGTGTGAGTGGCTGGCCATCAGCCTCACCGCCTTCCTTGGAATCTTGCTGggagccctggctctgctctgcctcctgtttGCCATCATCTGCCTGACCCTGCACCTCTGCCGCCGGTACTGCCACCAGCACCAGGG GGCCAAGGAGACATTCTGGAGGACACGGCCCTTCTCCT ctttgACGATGGCAGAAGAACGAGCGGAGCCCATCCGTTCCCACTCCCTGGAAAGGCATTGGAAACCACAGCTCCAGGCCATTGACCCCTCAGTCCAG ATAAAGATCCAGAGACCCCACATCAGGCCCCCAGGccggcccccccagcagccctaG